The Salegentibacter mishustinae genome includes a window with the following:
- a CDS encoding Ig-like domain-containing protein, whose product MKKLYYLFLFILIAACSSEDDGASEPKEPQEEKNPVAVADEIAASENEELTFNRALLLDNDDLIENAILVDIDSETAEGGSIDDNRNSTFTYNPPANFTGNDTFSYTICIPGDLDRCASAQVTVVVGDAGSPVAVNDTYTMEEGSSYTIQNHLDNDEVIDNAVVTEVVSNSGNASVVLEEDGKITYTPNESFSGEDSFTYTLCDDDETPSCSTATINMLVEDTGSPFAQNDLVIVEEGVSEKIISNLLDNDELTDDATITSIDASSSNATINLNDDGSISYMPQAGFTGEDTFTYTICDDDAEATCSTATVAVNVVATVSFDIPIDLKAYYQDATFTTDPQLLYAELSTFTNAQHTNRLEYVQRHDYLYDADAALNDESMVVLVYSGELRPDDQYQIGDLDGDESFNTEHIYPQSRLDTEESVSDLHLLRVADVDVNELRLNFPFTDGNGEYKLVDDSKWFPGDEWKGDVARMVMYVNLSYGDDFDEVGSLELFLKWNREDPVSAFELQRNNVIESVQGNRNPFIDNPYLATLLWGGEAAENTWD is encoded by the coding sequence ATGAAAAAATTGTATTACCTGTTCTTGTTTATATTGATTGCAGCCTGTTCTTCTGAAGATGATGGCGCAAGCGAACCTAAAGAGCCACAGGAAGAAAAAAATCCGGTTGCCGTTGCCGATGAGATTGCGGCAAGCGAAAATGAAGAGCTAACCTTTAATAGGGCCCTTCTTTTGGATAATGATGATTTAATTGAAAATGCAATCCTGGTAGATATAGATTCTGAAACCGCAGAAGGTGGCTCTATAGATGATAATAGAAATAGTACATTTACATACAACCCTCCTGCAAATTTTACAGGGAATGACACCTTTTCTTACACTATTTGTATTCCTGGAGATTTAGACCGTTGTGCTAGTGCACAGGTAACTGTTGTGGTTGGAGATGCCGGTTCGCCTGTTGCGGTAAACGATACTTATACGATGGAAGAAGGAAGCTCTTACACCATTCAAAATCATTTAGATAATGATGAGGTGATAGACAATGCTGTAGTAACCGAAGTTGTGAGTAATTCTGGTAATGCTAGCGTAGTTTTGGAAGAAGATGGTAAAATAACCTACACCCCTAACGAATCCTTTTCGGGCGAAGACAGTTTTACCTATACGCTGTGTGATGATGATGAAACCCCAAGTTGTTCTACTGCTACTATTAATATGTTAGTAGAAGATACAGGTTCACCTTTTGCCCAAAATGACCTGGTAATTGTAGAAGAGGGGGTATCAGAAAAAATTATTAGTAACCTTTTAGATAACGATGAATTAACCGATGATGCGACAATAACCAGTATTGACGCTTCTTCCAGTAATGCTACTATAAACCTAAATGATGACGGTAGCATTTCCTATATGCCACAAGCAGGTTTTACAGGAGAAGATACTTTTACTTATACCATTTGCGACGACGATGCTGAAGCTACTTGTTCTACAGCTACTGTAGCGGTGAATGTTGTAGCAACCGTTAGTTTTGATATTCCTATTGATCTTAAAGCATATTATCAGGATGCAACTTTTACTACTGATCCTCAACTTTTATATGCCGAACTTTCGACTTTTACCAATGCTCAACATACCAATAGGCTTGAGTATGTACAAAGACACGACTATTTGTATGATGCTGATGCTGCACTAAACGATGAAAGTATGGTAGTGCTTGTATATTCTGGTGAATTAAGACCAGATGATCAATATCAAATTGGTGATTTAGATGGAGATGAAAGTTTTAATACCGAACACATTTATCCTCAATCGAGGTTAGATACAGAGGAATCTGTAAGTGATTTGCATCTTTTAAGAGTAGCCGATGTTGATGTAAACGAACTAAGATTAAACTTTCCATTTACCGATGGCAACGGGGAATATAAGCTTGTTGACGATAGTAAATGGTTTCCGGGAGATGAATGGAAAGGCGATGTTGCGAGGATGGTGATGTATGTAAACCTTAGTTATGGCGATGATTTCGATGAAGTTGGAAGCCTGGAACTTTTTCTTAAATGGAACAGGGAAGATCCCGTTTCTGCTTTCGAATTACAACGAAATAATGTTATAGAAAGTGTTCAGGGTAATCGTAATCCGTTTATTGATAATCCATACCTCGCAACCTTGTTATGGGGAGGAGAGGCAGCTGAAAATACCTGGGATTAG